From Cellulomonas dongxiuzhuiae, the proteins below share one genomic window:
- a CDS encoding response regulator transcription factor has translation MTTTAPVRPTSRRPDSLTRADGSPLRVLVVDDEVNLGDLMCTALRYEGWEARHATSGRDAIELVGTLEPDVVLLDLTLPDMSGADVLRRVRAARPQAPVLFLTPRDGVEDRVAGLTAGGDDYVTKPFGLEEVVARLRGMLRRAGAVGQRPDALLVVGDLRMDEDSHEVWRGDDPIRLTATEFELLRYFMRNPRRALSKAQILDRVWQYDFGGQANIVELYVSYLRRKIDKGREPMLHTLRGVGYVLRPAG, from the coding sequence ATGACGACGACAGCACCCGTCCGCCCCACGTCGCGCCGCCCCGACTCGCTCACCCGCGCCGACGGCAGCCCCCTGCGGGTCCTCGTCGTCGACGACGAGGTCAACCTCGGTGACCTGATGTGCACCGCGCTGCGCTACGAGGGCTGGGAGGCGCGGCACGCGACGTCGGGGCGTGACGCGATCGAGCTGGTCGGCACCCTCGAGCCCGACGTCGTGCTGCTCGACCTGACGCTGCCGGACATGTCCGGCGCGGACGTGCTGCGGCGCGTCCGCGCGGCACGCCCCCAGGCGCCCGTCCTGTTCCTGACGCCGCGCGACGGCGTCGAGGACCGGGTCGCCGGGCTCACCGCGGGCGGGGACGACTACGTCACCAAGCCGTTCGGCCTCGAGGAGGTCGTCGCGCGGCTGCGCGGCATGCTGCGACGTGCCGGCGCCGTCGGGCAGCGCCCCGACGCGCTGCTCGTCGTCGGCGACCTGCGCATGGACGAGGACAGCCACGAGGTGTGGCGCGGCGACGACCCCATCCGCCTCACGGCCACGGAGTTCGAGCTGCTGCGCTACTTCATGCGCAACCCTCGCCGGGCGCTGAGCAAGGCGCAGATCCTCGACCGCGTGTGGCAGTACGACTTCGGCGGGCAGGCGAACATCGTCGAGCTGTACGTGTCCTACCTGCGTCGCAAGATCGACAAGGGCCGCGAGCCGATGCTGCACACGCTGCGCGGCGTGGGCTACGTCCTGCGCCCCGCGGGCTGA
- a CDS encoding phosphatase PAP2 family protein translates to MHEGLHVPVDPDPTAPLRVRARGWVVATCGVVAIASLLGVLALWRVFVDTWAGQRVEDAALDGAEIGQGQLWRVASPLLDVVSVGFVAGGLLVAAGVALARRRLSLVVQVAVLVGGANLTTRILKEWVLDRPVLGVGSDYGNTLPSGHTTAAGSVAAGLLLVAPPRARPLVAVLGGGYTALTGISTLVGQWHRPSDVVAGALVVLCWTALVCGAMAARPGPTGTATAMLRRVDRADPGWIRTRRTVLALVALGGGAGTAAAVLLARTWATRAAAAGRAGELLAYGGGVAGVVAACALTFAVMLLLRHAAGSRDEASSSAA, encoded by the coding sequence GTGCACGAGGGCCTCCACGTCCCGGTCGACCCGGATCCGACCGCGCCGCTTCGAGTGCGTGCGCGGGGCTGGGTCGTCGCCACGTGCGGCGTCGTGGCCATCGCCTCCCTGCTGGGCGTCCTGGCCCTGTGGCGGGTGTTCGTGGACACCTGGGCGGGTCAGCGGGTCGAGGACGCTGCGCTCGACGGCGCGGAGATCGGGCAGGGACAGCTGTGGCGCGTCGCCTCCCCGCTACTCGACGTCGTCTCCGTGGGGTTCGTCGCGGGCGGGCTGCTCGTCGCCGCCGGCGTCGCCCTGGCGCGACGCCGGCTCTCCCTGGTGGTCCAGGTCGCCGTGCTGGTCGGGGGCGCGAACCTCACCACCCGGATCCTCAAGGAGTGGGTGCTGGACCGGCCCGTGCTGGGCGTCGGCTCCGACTACGGGAACACCCTGCCCAGCGGTCACACGACCGCCGCGGGATCCGTGGCGGCCGGCCTCCTGCTCGTGGCCCCGCCCCGTGCGCGCCCGCTGGTCGCGGTGCTCGGCGGCGGGTACACGGCCCTGACGGGCATCTCGACGCTCGTCGGGCAGTGGCACCGCCCGTCGGACGTCGTCGCCGGTGCGCTCGTCGTGCTCTGCTGGACGGCGCTCGTGTGCGGTGCGATGGCGGCGCGACCCGGCCCGACCGGGACCGCGACCGCGATGCTGCGCAGGGTCGACCGTGCGGACCCGGGGTGGATCCGCACGCGGCGGACGGTGCTCGCGCTCGTCGCGCTCGGCGGGGGGGCGGGGACCGCGGCCGCCGTGCTGCTGGCGCGCACCTGGGCCACCCGCGCCGCCGCCGCGGGTCGCGCCGGCGAGCTCCTGGCCTACGGTGGTGGTGTCGCGGGCGTCGTCGCGGCGTGCGCCCTGACGTTCGCGGTCATGCTGCTGCTGCGGCACGCGGCGGGGTCACGGGACGAGGCGTCGTCCTCGGCCGCTTGA
- the topA gene encoding type I DNA topoisomerase, with the protein MSAGRKLVIVESPAKARTIAGYLGEGYDVEASVGHIRDLPQPSELPADMKKGPYGKFAVDVDNGFVPYYVVDADKKKKVAELKKLLKESDELYLATDEDREGEAIAWHLLAELKPKIPVKRMVFHEITREAIARALENTRELDERLVDAQETRRILDRLYGYEVSPVLWRKVRQGLSAGRVQSVATRLVVERERERMAFVAADYWDVTGTFAVADDGEPTFSARLTGVGGARVASGRDFDDRGTLKTRDTVTLDEDRANALVAGLDGAAFVVQSLETKPYTRRPAAPFTTSTLQQEASRKLRMSSRQAMRTAQSLYENGYITYMRTDSPALSTQAIDAARRQVAELYGSEYVPDKPRLYTSKAKGAQEAHEAIRPAGDHFRTPAQVARELSGDQFKLYELVWKRTVASQMADARGQTASVRLAATATTPDGPVETVFSASGTVITFRGFLAAYEEGRDRGRYDEAEAAAAAGSDDARLPQMAQGDPVTGADLTADGHRTSPPPRFTEASLVKALEERGIGRPSTYAATIGVIQDRGYVTNRGQALVPTWLAFAVTRLLEENFDRLVDYGFTAGMEEGLDAIAAGQRGRVDWLTEFYFGDGSQSLETGGLRGLVDNLGEIDAREVNSIDIGDGITLRVGRYGPYLEAPGEGPDDDPRRSSVPEDMAPDELTVEKARELLETMPDGDKVLGTDPATGTQIVARNGRYGPYVTEVLPEPELEPGLSAAARKKALAAAPKPRTGSLFKSMTLATVTLDDALRLLSLPRVVGVDPESGAEITAQNGRYGPYLKKGTDSRTLASEEQLLDITLEEALAIYAQPKRGRGQTATPPLRELGDDPTSGKPIVVKEGRFGAYVTDGETNRTLPRDVTPESITPEQAVELLAEKRAAGPAKKRPAARKPATTRKKAPAKR; encoded by the coding sequence ATGTCTGCAGGTCGCAAGCTCGTCATCGTGGAGTCCCCCGCGAAGGCGCGCACGATCGCCGGGTACCTCGGCGAGGGCTACGACGTGGAGGCGTCCGTCGGGCACATCCGCGACCTCCCACAGCCCTCCGAGCTGCCCGCGGACATGAAGAAGGGCCCGTACGGCAAGTTCGCCGTCGACGTCGACAACGGGTTCGTCCCGTACTACGTCGTGGACGCGGACAAGAAGAAGAAGGTCGCCGAGCTCAAGAAGCTCCTCAAGGAGTCCGACGAGCTCTACCTCGCCACCGATGAGGACCGCGAGGGCGAGGCCATCGCGTGGCACCTCCTGGCGGAGCTCAAGCCGAAGATCCCCGTCAAGCGCATGGTGTTCCACGAGATCACGCGCGAGGCGATCGCGCGTGCGCTGGAGAACACGCGCGAGCTGGACGAGCGGCTCGTGGACGCGCAGGAGACCCGCCGCATCCTCGACCGGCTCTACGGCTACGAGGTCAGCCCCGTGCTGTGGCGCAAGGTCCGCCAGGGCCTGTCGGCCGGGCGCGTGCAGTCCGTGGCGACGCGGCTCGTCGTCGAGCGCGAGCGCGAGCGCATGGCGTTCGTCGCCGCGGACTACTGGGACGTCACGGGCACCTTCGCCGTCGCCGACGACGGCGAGCCGACGTTCTCGGCGCGCCTGACGGGCGTCGGGGGAGCCCGCGTCGCCAGCGGCCGGGACTTCGACGACCGCGGGACGCTGAAGACGCGCGACACGGTGACGCTCGACGAGGACCGGGCCAACGCCCTGGTCGCCGGGCTCGACGGTGCCGCGTTCGTGGTGCAGTCGCTCGAGACCAAGCCGTACACGCGGCGCCCCGCCGCGCCGTTCACCACCTCGACGCTCCAGCAGGAGGCGTCCCGCAAGCTGCGCATGAGCTCGCGGCAGGCGATGCGCACGGCGCAGTCGCTGTACGAGAACGGCTACATCACCTACATGCGGACCGACTCGCCCGCGCTGTCGACGCAGGCGATCGACGCCGCGCGCCGGCAGGTCGCCGAGCTCTACGGCTCCGAGTACGTGCCCGACAAGCCGCGGCTCTACACGTCGAAGGCGAAGGGTGCGCAGGAGGCCCACGAGGCCATCCGCCCCGCCGGCGACCACTTCCGGACGCCCGCGCAGGTCGCGCGCGAGCTGTCCGGCGACCAGTTCAAGCTGTACGAGCTGGTCTGGAAGCGCACGGTCGCCTCCCAGATGGCCGACGCGCGCGGCCAGACCGCGTCCGTGCGCCTCGCGGCGACGGCGACGACCCCGGACGGCCCGGTCGAGACCGTGTTCTCGGCGTCCGGCACGGTCATCACGTTCCGCGGGTTCCTCGCCGCGTACGAGGAGGGCCGCGACCGCGGGCGCTACGACGAGGCCGAGGCGGCCGCCGCGGCGGGCTCCGACGACGCCCGGCTGCCGCAGATGGCCCAGGGCGACCCGGTGACGGGCGCCGACCTGACGGCCGACGGCCACCGCACGTCCCCGCCGCCGCGCTTCACCGAGGCGTCGCTGGTCAAGGCGCTCGAGGAGCGCGGCATCGGCCGTCCCTCGACGTACGCCGCGACGATCGGCGTGATCCAGGACCGCGGGTACGTCACCAACCGCGGGCAGGCGCTGGTGCCGACGTGGCTCGCGTTCGCGGTGACGCGCCTGCTCGAGGAGAACTTCGACCGGCTCGTCGACTACGGCTTCACCGCCGGCATGGAGGAGGGCCTCGACGCCATCGCCGCAGGTCAGCGCGGTCGCGTCGACTGGTTGACGGAGTTCTACTTCGGCGACGGGTCGCAGTCCCTGGAGACCGGTGGCCTGCGCGGGCTCGTCGACAACCTCGGCGAGATCGACGCGCGCGAGGTCAACTCGATCGACATCGGCGACGGCATCACGCTGCGCGTCGGGCGCTACGGCCCCTACCTCGAGGCGCCGGGCGAGGGCCCGGACGACGACCCGCGCCGCTCGTCGGTGCCCGAGGACATGGCTCCGGACGAGCTGACGGTGGAGAAGGCGCGCGAGCTCCTCGAGACCATGCCCGACGGCGACAAGGTGCTCGGGACGGACCCCGCGACGGGCACGCAGATCGTCGCGCGCAACGGCCGGTACGGGCCGTACGTCACCGAGGTGCTGCCGGAGCCCGAGCTCGAGCCGGGCCTGTCGGCCGCCGCGCGCAAGAAGGCGCTGGCCGCGGCCCCCAAGCCGCGGACGGGGTCGCTCTTCAAGTCGATGACGCTGGCCACGGTCACCCTGGACGACGCGCTGCGCCTGCTCTCGCTGCCGCGGGTGGTCGGCGTCGACCCGGAGTCCGGTGCCGAGATCACCGCGCAGAACGGCCGCTACGGGCCGTACCTGAAGAAGGGCACCGACTCGCGGACGCTCGCGTCCGAGGAGCAGCTGCTCGACATCACGCTCGAGGAGGCGCTGGCGATCTACGCGCAGCCCAAGCGCGGCCGCGGCCAGACCGCGACGCCGCCGCTGCGCGAGCTCGGCGACGACCCGACGAGCGGCAAGCCGATCGTCGTCAAGGAGGGCCGCTTCGGGGCCTACGTGACCGACGGCGAGACGAACCGCACGCTGCCGCGCGACGTGACCCCGGAGTCGATCACCCCCGAGCAGGCCGTCGAGCTGCTGGCGGAGAAGCGCGCCGCCGGGCCGGCCAAGAAGCGCCCGGCCGCCCGCAAGCCGGCGACGACCCGCAAGAAGGCCCCCGCGAAGCGGTGA
- a CDS encoding Gfo/Idh/MocA family protein, which yields MARTEDPRTAPPIRWGIIGAGGIASQFANSVREFTRAQLVAVGSRNRDRAERFATAHGIPTTHVGYRDLVEDAQVDAVYVATPHSEHREHALLAIAAGKHVLVEKAFTRNTAEAREVFDAARAAGVFVMEAMWTRFLPHVAALHQVIDSGEIGDIVNIRADHGHHFAFDPTSRLYDPELAGGALLDLGVYPVSWAHDFLGVPQGVHAFGQLTETGVDGQVSMILDYGNGTQATLNTTLWSKTPTTSSISGTEGYIRVAGPFYAPTSFRLARRDGRQWTFELPAARGLQYEAAEVARRVAAGETESPLMTWQGTLDVMTTLDEIRRQVGVVYPGEPQPS from the coding sequence ATGGCTCGCACCGAGGACCCCCGCACCGCCCCGCCGATCCGCTGGGGCATCATCGGCGCCGGCGGGATCGCCAGCCAGTTCGCGAACTCCGTGCGGGAGTTCACGCGCGCCCAGCTCGTGGCCGTGGGGTCGCGCAACCGGGACCGCGCCGAGCGGTTCGCGACGGCGCACGGCATCCCGACGACGCACGTCGGCTACCGCGACCTCGTCGAGGACGCGCAGGTCGACGCGGTGTACGTCGCGACCCCGCACTCGGAGCACCGCGAGCACGCGCTGCTCGCGATCGCGGCGGGCAAGCACGTCCTCGTCGAGAAGGCGTTCACGCGCAACACCGCCGAGGCCCGCGAGGTCTTCGACGCCGCGCGCGCCGCGGGCGTGTTCGTCATGGAGGCGATGTGGACGCGGTTCCTGCCGCACGTCGCCGCCCTGCACCAGGTGATCGACTCGGGTGAGATCGGCGACATCGTCAACATCCGCGCCGACCACGGCCACCACTTCGCGTTCGACCCGACGAGCCGGCTGTACGACCCCGAGCTCGCAGGCGGTGCGCTGCTGGACCTGGGCGTCTACCCGGTGTCGTGGGCCCACGACTTCCTCGGCGTCCCGCAGGGCGTGCACGCGTTCGGGCAGCTCACCGAGACGGGCGTCGACGGGCAGGTCTCGATGATCCTCGACTACGGCAACGGCACGCAGGCGACGCTGAACACGACCCTGTGGTCGAAGACGCCGACGACGTCGTCCATCTCCGGCACCGAGGGGTACATCCGCGTCGCGGGCCCGTTCTACGCGCCGACCTCGTTCCGCCTCGCGCGGCGCGACGGGCGGCAGTGGACGTTCGAGCTGCCCGCCGCGCGCGGGCTGCAGTACGAGGCCGCGGAGGTCGCGCGCCGCGTCGCCGCCGGGGAGACCGAGAGCCCGCTGATGACGTGGCAGGGCACGCTCGACGTCATGACGACCCTGGACGAGATCCGGCGCCAGGTCGGCGTCGTGTACCCGGGCGAGCCGCAGCCGTCCTGA
- the tmk gene encoding dTMP kinase, which yields MPVAEVPGRDVPSGVFVSFEGGDGVGKSTQVSLLGHHLASLGHEVVVTREPGGTPLGLELRRAILHGEDLDPRTEALLYAADRAHHVASLVRPALARGAVVLTDRYLDSSVAYQGTGRGLGAAEVERLSLWAVQGLLPHVTVLLDLDPAVGLARLTGDPDRLESAGDEFHRRTRQAFLERAAADPGRWLVVDASQPAEVVAAQVRERLAPLLRPRADASAGASAVAAGGAS from the coding sequence CTGCCCGTCGCCGAGGTCCCCGGACGGGACGTGCCGAGCGGCGTGTTCGTCTCCTTCGAGGGCGGCGACGGCGTCGGCAAGTCGACGCAGGTCTCCCTGCTCGGGCACCACCTCGCGTCCCTCGGGCACGAGGTCGTCGTGACGCGCGAGCCCGGCGGCACGCCGCTGGGGCTCGAGCTGCGGCGCGCGATCCTGCACGGCGAGGACCTCGACCCGCGCACCGAGGCGCTGCTGTACGCGGCCGACCGCGCGCACCACGTCGCGTCGCTCGTGCGGCCGGCCCTGGCACGGGGGGCCGTGGTGCTCACGGACCGCTACCTCGACTCCTCCGTCGCCTACCAGGGCACGGGTCGCGGCCTGGGTGCCGCCGAGGTCGAGCGTCTCTCGCTGTGGGCCGTGCAGGGGCTCCTGCCGCACGTCACGGTGCTGCTGGACCTCGACCCCGCGGTCGGTCTGGCGCGGCTCACGGGGGACCCCGACCGGCTCGAGTCGGCGGGCGACGAGTTCCACCGGCGTACGCGCCAGGCGTTCCTCGAGCGCGCTGCGGCCGACCCGGGCCGGTGGCTGGTGGTCGACGCGTCCCAGCCGGCGGAGGTCGTCGCGGCCCAGGTGCGGGAGCGTCTCGCCCCGCTGCTCCGGCCTCGCGCCGACGCGTCCGCGGGGGCGTCCGCCGTGGCCGCGGGCGGCGCGTCATGA